A window from Streptomyces sp. NBC_00271 encodes these proteins:
- the otr(A) gene encoding tetracycline resistance ribosomal protection protein Otr(A) yields MDTLNIGILAHVDAGKTSLTERLLFDAGAIDRLGSVDAGDTRTDDGEIERRRGITIRSAVAAFTIRSAVAAFTVGDVQINLIDTPGHADFIAEVERALEVLDGAVLLLSAVEGVQAQTRVLMKTLRRLGLPTLIFVNKIDRAGAREAGLLDDIRRRLTPYVVPLVGVRGLGTARARIVRRPLDETAAGTLAEVDTDVLAAVVDGPPPTPDDLAAALVARTADGSLHPVFFGSALGGQGVTELVEGLSLLVPRPTAPDSAEPRGTVFAVRPGPGGERTAYLRLYGGEVTRRQRLAFTRREADGRATRVPGRARELEVVGRPGAATLTAGNIAALRGVAGIRVGDRLGEVTDRAPQFAAPTLETLVRARHPDQAAPLRSALLALADQDPLMHARPAASGSTALLLYGEVQKEVLAATLAQDFGIEAEFEPSRVRFLERPDGTGEACEEIQRHGHVGFWATVGLRIEPGPHGSGGVFTYETELGALPRAFHQAIEDTVHATLLSGRHGRPVTDYRVTLVRSGFVAPLSTAADFRGLTPVVLRRALERAGTRVYEPYHAFEVELPLDALAPVTARLAAHGAQFGETTGGRTSWLVTGELPARHVREVELRLPGLTHGEGVWWSRPSGDHRV; encoded by the coding sequence ATGGACACTCTGAACATCGGCATTCTGGCCCACGTCGACGCGGGTAAGACCAGCCTCACCGAGCGGCTGCTCTTCGACGCCGGCGCCATCGACCGGCTCGGCAGCGTCGACGCCGGTGACACCCGCACGGACGACGGGGAGATCGAGCGCCGGCGCGGGATCACCATCCGCTCGGCCGTCGCCGCCTTCACCATCCGCTCGGCCGTCGCCGCCTTCACCGTCGGCGACGTCCAGATCAACCTCATCGACACCCCCGGGCACGCCGACTTCATCGCCGAGGTCGAGCGCGCTCTGGAGGTCCTCGACGGCGCCGTGCTGCTTCTGTCCGCCGTGGAGGGCGTGCAGGCACAGACGCGCGTCTTGATGAAGACCCTGCGACGGCTCGGGCTGCCCACCCTGATCTTCGTCAACAAGATCGACCGGGCGGGTGCGCGGGAGGCGGGACTCCTCGACGACATCCGGCGCCGCCTCACGCCGTACGTCGTCCCGCTCGTCGGTGTGCGCGGCCTCGGCACCGCGCGTGCCCGGATCGTCCGGCGTCCGCTGGACGAGACGGCGGCCGGCACACTCGCGGAGGTGGACACGGACGTCCTCGCCGCGGTCGTGGACGGCCCTCCGCCGACCCCGGACGACCTGGCGGCCGCGCTCGTCGCGCGCACCGCCGACGGCTCCCTCCACCCGGTCTTCTTCGGGTCCGCCCTGGGCGGGCAAGGGGTCACCGAGCTGGTCGAGGGGCTGAGCCTGCTCGTCCCGCGCCCGACGGCCCCCGACTCCGCCGAGCCACGGGGCACGGTCTTCGCCGTGCGCCCCGGACCCGGCGGCGAGCGCACGGCGTATCTGCGGCTGTACGGCGGTGAAGTGACGCGTCGACAGCGGCTCGCGTTCACCCGGCGCGAGGCCGACGGGCGCGCCACTCGGGTCCCCGGCCGGGCCCGGGAACTGGAGGTCGTGGGGCGGCCGGGGGCCGCCACCTTGACCGCGGGCAACATCGCCGCGCTCCGGGGCGTCGCCGGCATCCGCGTCGGCGATCGGCTCGGCGAGGTCACCGACCGCGCGCCGCAGTTCGCGGCGCCGACCCTGGAGACCCTCGTCCGGGCCCGGCACCCCGACCAGGCGGCCCCGCTGCGCTCGGCCCTCCTCGCGCTGGCCGACCAGGACCCGCTGATGCACGCCCGGCCCGCCGCGTCCGGCAGCACCGCGCTGCTCCTCTACGGCGAGGTCCAGAAGGAGGTCCTGGCGGCCACGCTAGCCCAGGACTTCGGCATCGAGGCGGAGTTCGAGCCGAGCCGGGTGCGGTTCCTGGAACGGCCGGACGGCACCGGCGAGGCCTGCGAGGAGATCCAGCGGCACGGGCACGTCGGGTTCTGGGCCACGGTCGGGCTGCGGATCGAGCCCGGTCCGCACGGCTCCGGAGGCGTCTTCACGTACGAGACCGAGCTCGGTGCCCTGCCCCGGGCCTTCCACCAGGCCATCGAGGACACGGTCCACGCGACCCTGCTCTCCGGTCGGCACGGGCGGCCGGTCACGGACTACCGGGTGACGCTCGTCCGTTCCGGATTCGTCGCGCCGCTCAGCACGGCCGCCGACTTCCGCGGCCTCACCCCGGTCGTGCTGCGACGCGCGCTGGAGCGGGCGGGGACGCGGGTGTACGAGCCGTACCACGCCTTCGAGGTGGAACTCCCGCTCGATGCGCTGGCCCCGGTCACCGCTCGGCTCGCCGCGCACGGCGCGCAGTTCGGGGAGACGACCGGCGGCCGGACCTCCTGGCTCGTCACCGGCGAGCTGCCGGCCCGGCATGTGCGGGAGGTCGAGCTGCGGCTGCCGGGCCTCACCCACGGAGAAGGGGTCTGGTGGTCCCGCCCGTCGGGGGACCACCGCGTGTAG
- a CDS encoding SDR family NAD(P)-dependent oxidoreductase, with product MTTAQHKIGSGFGAHSTADDVLQGVDLTGKLAIVTGGYSGLGLETTRALTKAGAHAVVPARRPDVAREAVEGIEGVEVDELDLGDLDSVRAFAERFLASGRTIDIVIDNAGIMACPETRVGPGWEAQFATNHLGHFALVNRLWPAIEPGGARIVSVSSGAHHNSGIRWDDVHWRTGYDKWEAYGQAKTANVLFAVHLDRLGRESGVRAFALHPGGILTPLQRHLAKEEMVERGWIDEDGNPLNPSGFKSPQEGAATQVWAATSPQLAGLGGVYCEDCDIAEVAPADGERTGVRDYAIDPEQAARLWTLSAELTGVNAFA from the coding sequence ATGACCACTGCACAGCACAAGATCGGCTCGGGGTTCGGCGCCCACAGCACCGCCGACGACGTCCTGCAGGGCGTCGACCTCACCGGGAAGCTCGCGATCGTCACCGGCGGGTATTCGGGGCTCGGACTGGAGACCACCCGCGCGCTCACCAAGGCGGGCGCCCACGCCGTCGTCCCGGCGCGCCGCCCGGACGTGGCCCGGGAGGCCGTGGAGGGCATCGAGGGGGTCGAGGTGGACGAGCTCGACCTCGGCGACCTCGACAGCGTCCGCGCCTTCGCCGAACGCTTCCTCGCCTCCGGCCGCACCATCGACATCGTCATCGACAACGCCGGGATCATGGCCTGCCCGGAGACCCGCGTCGGTCCCGGCTGGGAGGCCCAGTTCGCGACCAACCACCTCGGCCACTTCGCGCTCGTGAACCGTCTGTGGCCCGCGATCGAGCCGGGCGGCGCGCGGATCGTCTCCGTCTCCTCGGGCGCTCACCACAACTCGGGGATCCGCTGGGACGACGTGCACTGGCGCACCGGCTACGACAAGTGGGAGGCGTACGGGCAGGCGAAGACCGCGAACGTCCTGTTCGCCGTCCACCTGGACCGGCTCGGCCGGGAGTCCGGCGTACGGGCCTTCGCCCTCCACCCCGGCGGCATCCTCACCCCGCTGCAGCGCCACCTCGCCAAGGAGGAGATGGTGGAGCGCGGCTGGATCGACGAGGACGGCAACCCGCTGAACCCGTCCGGCTTCAAGTCGCCCCAGGAGGGTGCGGCGACCCAGGTGTGGGCCGCGACCTCACCCCAGCTGGCCGGCCTGGGCGGGGTGTACTGCGAGGACTGCGACATCGCCGAGGTCGCTCCGGCGGACGGCGAGCGGACCGGCGTACGCGACTACGCGATCGACCCCGAGCAGGCCGCGCGGCTGTGGACGCTGTCGGCGGAGCTGACCGGGGTGAACGCGTTCGCGTGA
- a CDS encoding DUF4230 domain-containing protein, whose protein sequence is MTTSIKRLPKRMPAWAKAITAVVLVLVVLFAGLRLAVLPGLRDLFGTQTHDRSGPALLKSIQDMSRYDAASGNFQVVVDLEKDAKYLPDAIRGTRTLYVGAGTVEAYVDLGALAKKDVTVDADRTTATLRLPHAFLGKPALDPNRSYAVSKQRGLLDRLGDFFSDNPDSEQAVQKLAVKHIGDAAKDSELTKRAEENTTGMLDGLLRSLGFKEVSVSYGA, encoded by the coding sequence ATGACAACGTCCATCAAGCGCCTGCCCAAGCGCATGCCCGCGTGGGCCAAGGCGATCACTGCCGTCGTGCTGGTGCTCGTGGTGCTGTTCGCCGGGCTGCGCCTGGCCGTTCTGCCTGGGCTGCGCGACCTGTTCGGCACCCAGACGCACGACCGCTCCGGACCAGCCCTCCTCAAGTCGATCCAGGACATGAGCCGTTACGACGCCGCCTCGGGCAACTTCCAGGTGGTGGTGGACCTGGAGAAGGATGCCAAGTATCTGCCCGACGCGATCCGCGGCACCCGCACGCTGTACGTGGGGGCCGGCACGGTCGAGGCGTATGTCGACCTCGGTGCGCTCGCCAAGAAGGACGTGACGGTCGACGCCGACCGCACCACGGCCACCCTGCGGCTGCCGCACGCGTTCCTCGGCAAGCCCGCGCTCGACCCCAACCGTTCGTACGCCGTCTCCAAACAGCGTGGGCTGCTCGACCGGCTCGGCGACTTCTTCTCCGACAACCCGGACAGCGAACAGGCCGTGCAGAAGCTCGCGGTCAAGCACATCGGCGACGCGGCGAAGGACAGCGAGCTCACCAAACGGGCCGAGGAGAACACCACCGGCATGCTCGACGGCCTGCTGCGCTCCCTCGGCTTCAAGGAGGTGAGCGTGAGCTACGGCGCCTGA
- a CDS encoding ribose-phosphate diphosphokinase: protein MRDIAVFSGSAHPELAAEVCAHLGVPLSPTRVSRFANDCLEVQLQANCRERDVFLVQPLVTPVQEHLVELLMMCDAARGASAGRITVVMPHYSYARSDKKDMPRISMGGRLVADLLVAAGASRVLAMTLHSPQVHGFFSVPVDHLHALRELAAHFRGHDLSRTTVVSPDLGNAKEAAAFARLIGAQVAAGAKQRFADDRVSISSVIGEITGRDVIVLDDEIAKGSTVLELLERLRELGPRSIRVACTHGLFAAGALKRLSEQEDILEIVCTNTVPVPVEEHTEKLRILSIAPALAEAVRRIHNGESVSALFDAPPSE, encoded by the coding sequence GTGCGTGACATCGCCGTGTTCAGCGGTAGTGCCCATCCCGAGCTGGCGGCAGAGGTCTGCGCCCATCTCGGCGTGCCCCTCAGCCCGACCCGGGTCAGCCGGTTCGCCAACGACTGCCTGGAGGTCCAGCTCCAGGCCAACTGTCGCGAGCGCGATGTGTTCCTCGTGCAGCCGCTCGTCACCCCGGTGCAGGAGCACCTCGTCGAACTGCTGATGATGTGCGACGCGGCGCGCGGTGCCTCCGCCGGGCGGATCACCGTGGTCATGCCCCACTATTCGTATGCCCGTTCGGACAAGAAGGACATGCCCCGGATCTCCATGGGCGGGCGGCTGGTCGCCGACCTGCTGGTGGCGGCCGGGGCCAGTCGCGTCCTCGCGATGACGCTGCACTCCCCGCAGGTCCACGGGTTCTTCTCGGTGCCGGTCGACCATCTGCACGCCCTTCGAGAACTCGCCGCGCACTTCCGCGGTCACGATCTGTCGCGTACGACGGTCGTGTCGCCGGACCTGGGCAACGCCAAGGAGGCCGCGGCCTTCGCCCGGCTGATCGGCGCCCAGGTGGCAGCCGGTGCCAAGCAGCGGTTCGCCGACGACCGGGTGAGCATCAGCTCCGTCATCGGTGAGATCACCGGGCGCGATGTCATCGTCCTCGACGACGAGATCGCCAAGGGCAGTACGGTCCTCGAACTCCTGGAGCGGCTGCGGGAGTTGGGGCCGCGGTCCATCCGGGTCGCCTGCACCCACGGGCTGTTCGCGGCGGGCGCGCTCAAGCGGCTGAGCGAGCAGGAGGACATCCTGGAGATCGTGTGCACCAACACCGTGCCGGTGCCGGTCGAGGAACACACCGAGAAGCTGCGGATCCTGTCCATCGCCCCGGCGCTCGCCGAGGCCGTGCGCCGCATTCACAACGGTGAGTCAGTCAGCGCCCTGTTCGACGCGCCCCCGAGCGAATGA
- a CDS encoding PHP domain-containing protein, with protein MDPVEALDRIAFLLERTQAPTYRVRAFRTAEAVLAALPAGEVDRRVAAGTLESLKGIGPKTAQVVREAVAGRLPGYLETLEQEAAGPLAEGGERLRALLRGDCHLHSDWSDGGSPIETMGRTAARLGHEWAVLTDHSPRLTVARGLSPERLREQVAVVAELNRRWAPFRLLTGIECDILDDGSLDQEPELLESLDVVVVSVHSKLRMDAGAMTRRMVTAVRNPLADVLGHCTGRLLTERRRPESEFDADAVFAACAESGTAVEINCRPERLDPPRRLLRRALDAGVLFSIDTDAHAPGQLDWQIHGCARAEECGVPAERVITTWSEDELLAWTRSRTAPARVTGT; from the coding sequence ATGGATCCCGTCGAGGCCCTGGACCGGATCGCGTTCCTGCTGGAGCGCACCCAGGCCCCCACCTATCGCGTACGGGCCTTCCGCACCGCGGAGGCCGTGCTGGCCGCGCTGCCCGCCGGGGAGGTCGACAGGCGCGTCGCCGCCGGAACCCTGGAGTCGCTGAAGGGCATCGGGCCGAAGACGGCGCAGGTCGTGCGTGAGGCGGTGGCCGGTCGGCTGCCCGGCTATCTCGAGACGCTGGAACAGGAGGCCGCGGGCCCCCTCGCCGAGGGCGGCGAACGGCTGCGAGCGCTGCTGCGCGGCGACTGCCATCTGCACTCCGACTGGTCGGACGGCGGCAGCCCGATCGAGACGATGGGCCGGACCGCCGCGCGCCTCGGGCACGAGTGGGCGGTGCTCACGGACCACTCGCCGCGGCTGACCGTGGCGCGGGGCCTGTCCCCCGAGCGGCTGCGCGAGCAGGTGGCGGTGGTGGCGGAGCTCAACCGCCGGTGGGCTCCCTTCCGGCTGCTCACCGGCATCGAGTGCGACATCCTCGACGACGGGTCGCTCGACCAGGAGCCGGAGTTGCTGGAGTCGCTGGACGTCGTGGTGGTGTCGGTGCACTCCAAGCTGCGCATGGACGCCGGGGCGATGACCCGCCGTATGGTCACCGCCGTACGCAATCCGCTCGCGGACGTGCTCGGGCACTGCACGGGCCGGCTGCTCACCGAGCGTCGGCGGCCCGAGTCGGAGTTCGACGCGGACGCGGTCTTCGCCGCCTGTGCGGAGTCCGGTACCGCCGTGGAGATCAACTGCCGCCCGGAACGGCTCGACCCACCGCGCCGGCTTCTGCGCCGGGCGCTCGACGCGGGCGTGCTCTTCTCGATCGACACCGACGCGCACGCCCCCGGCCAGCTCGACTGGCAGATCCACGGCTGCGCGCGGGCCGAGGAGTGCGGGGTGCCCGCCGAGCGCGTGATCACCACCTGGAGCGAGGACGAGCTCTTGGCCTGGACGCGATCGCGGACGGCGCCGGCCCGTGTAACCGGCACCTGA
- a CDS encoding alpha/beta fold hydrolase: MPYFESPVDGTRLHFVDYGPAAGQVIVFVNSAYFGTEMWEYQMLPLAAEGYRCVGFDRRGHGRSDDVWDGFDLDTLADDVDGLLRHLDLSGVTLVGHSIGTAEVVRCLTRHGVERVARVALVAGMAPGAVRSADHPEGIDPGVVEAGNEVFRRDRAAFFVDGARSFFALDRPGNELSPAYVQSMINRCHGATARGGAALGDLAATLNVAPELAKLDLPALVVHGTHDTSAPLDLTGRRAAELLPDGTLKVYENAGHGLFATHAEQLLADLREFMARD, from the coding sequence ATGCCGTACTTCGAGAGCCCCGTCGATGGCACCCGACTGCACTTCGTCGACTACGGTCCCGCCGCCGGACAGGTCATCGTGTTCGTCAACAGCGCCTACTTCGGCACGGAGATGTGGGAGTACCAGATGCTGCCGCTCGCCGCGGAGGGCTACCGGTGCGTCGGCTTCGACCGGCGCGGCCACGGCCGGTCCGACGACGTGTGGGACGGGTTCGACCTCGACACGCTGGCCGACGACGTCGACGGGCTGCTGCGCCACCTCGACCTGTCCGGGGTGACACTGGTCGGGCACTCCATCGGGACCGCGGAAGTCGTACGCTGCCTGACCCGGCACGGCGTCGAGCGGGTGGCGAGGGTGGCACTCGTCGCGGGCATGGCGCCCGGGGCCGTCCGGTCCGCGGACCATCCGGAGGGCATCGACCCGGGCGTCGTCGAGGCCGGCAACGAGGTCTTCCGCCGCGACCGGGCCGCCTTCTTCGTGGACGGGGCCCGCTCGTTCTTCGCCCTCGACCGCCCCGGGAACGAACTCTCCCCGGCCTATGTGCAGTCCATGATCAACCGCTGTCACGGCGCCACCGCGCGCGGCGGGGCGGCGTTGGGAGACCTCGCGGCCACCCTGAACGTCGCCCCCGAACTGGCCAAGCTCGACCTGCCCGCACTGGTCGTCCACGGCACCCACGACACGTCGGCACCGCTGGACCTGACCGGCCGCCGGGCGGCCGAACTGCTCCCCGACGGCACACTCAAGGTCTACGAGAACGCGGGCCACGGCCTCTTCGCCACGCATGCGGAACAACTCCTCGCGGATCTACGGGAGTTCATGGCCCGCGACTGA
- a CDS encoding VanZ family protein, translating into MVRTASLLSTLRTTGTAKSGRRPSVPAQERKSLPLPVRLLVMLLAFVAMVAFAVALARLTLEPSPASKALIHTNLHPGSSLRAYLDQPALRDAVKQIGGNVVLGVPFGVLVPVLIPKARGILRVLLLTAVVMLLVELVQGTLITGRAFDIDDVILNTSGALVGYLLLGRRIGRAVHPKRRRQGRRNRRGAPKA; encoded by the coding sequence ATGGTCCGTACGGCGTCACTCTTGAGCACCCTGCGCACCACCGGTACGGCGAAATCCGGTCGACGGCCATCGGTACCCGCGCAGGAGCGCAAGTCGCTCCCGCTGCCCGTGCGGCTGCTCGTGATGCTGCTGGCCTTCGTGGCCATGGTGGCGTTCGCGGTCGCGCTGGCCCGGCTGACGCTGGAGCCGTCACCGGCGTCGAAGGCGCTGATCCACACCAATCTGCACCCCGGCAGTTCTCTGCGGGCCTATCTCGACCAGCCGGCGCTACGCGACGCCGTGAAGCAGATCGGCGGGAACGTCGTGCTCGGTGTGCCGTTCGGCGTGCTGGTGCCCGTGCTGATTCCGAAAGCCCGGGGAATCCTGCGCGTTCTTCTGCTCACCGCGGTGGTGATGCTGCTGGTCGAGTTGGTCCAGGGCACGCTGATCACCGGACGCGCCTTCGACATCGACGATGTCATCCTCAACACGTCCGGAGCGCTGGTGGGTTATCTGCTGCTGGGACGGCGGATCGGCCGGGCGGTGCATCCCAAGCGCCGTCGGCAGGGCCGGCGCAACCGGCGCGGGGCCCCGAAGGCATGA
- a CDS encoding peptidase inhibitor family I36 protein — MITQRLALSAAAALLALTGGLALATPSGAADCPSGNFCVWENANFDGQRANWSGDDGWWESWIADTDSSWANHAISGPGVKDHVKVYEDAWQGGAMTICLGPGEEVGYNAVANDRGDSHTWSMGC, encoded by the coding sequence GTGATCACCCAGCGTCTCGCCCTCTCCGCCGCCGCGGCCCTGCTCGCCCTCACCGGCGGCCTCGCCCTGGCCACCCCCTCCGGCGCGGCCGACTGCCCCAGCGGCAACTTCTGCGTCTGGGAGAACGCCAACTTCGACGGCCAGCGCGCCAACTGGTCGGGGGATGACGGGTGGTGGGAGAGCTGGATCGCCGACACCGACTCCTCCTGGGCCAACCACGCCATCTCGGGTCCCGGCGTCAAGGACCACGTGAAGGTCTACGAGGACGCCTGGCAGGGCGGCGCCATGACCATCTGTCTCGGACCGGGGGAGGAGGTCGGCTACAACGCCGTGGCGAACGACCGAGGTGACTCGCACACCTGGTCCATGGGCTGCTGA
- a CDS encoding MerR family transcriptional regulator, which produces MRIGELAAQAGMSRDTIRFYEKVGLVTGRRLANGYRDFPPEAVPWLQYVRTAQTLGFSLAEIARHGEELREAPDSAEALSVLFEQKIQVIDARMAELATLRAELATRVDTGCPLRAIGRPS; this is translated from the coding sequence ATGCGTATCGGAGAGCTCGCCGCGCAGGCGGGCATGAGCAGAGACACCATTCGGTTCTACGAGAAGGTCGGCCTCGTCACGGGTCGGCGGCTGGCCAACGGTTATCGCGACTTCCCGCCCGAGGCGGTGCCCTGGTTGCAGTACGTCCGCACCGCGCAGACGCTGGGATTCTCGCTCGCGGAGATCGCGCGGCACGGCGAGGAGTTGCGGGAGGCGCCGGACTCCGCGGAGGCGCTGTCCGTGCTGTTCGAGCAGAAGATCCAGGTCATCGACGCCCGCATGGCCGAACTCGCCACCTTGCGGGCCGAACTCGCCACGCGCGTCGACACCGGGTGCCCGTTGCGGGCCATCGGCCGACCGAGCTGA